A window of the Tripterygium wilfordii isolate XIE 37 chromosome 12, ASM1340144v1, whole genome shotgun sequence genome harbors these coding sequences:
- the LOC120011245 gene encoding pyridoxal 5'-phosphate synthase-like subunit PDX1.2, translated as MAEDGAVMVYAGTAISDAVKTPFSIKAGLAQMLRGGTILEVTSVEQAKVAEEAGACSIMVSEPSRSGILRMPGPSLIKEIKRSVSVPVMARARVGHFVEAQILETVGVDYVDESEVLAVADEDNFINKHNFRGPFVCGCRNLGEALRRVREGAAMIRIQGDLSETGNVVETVKNVRSVMGEIRVLNNMDEDEVFAFSKKIAAPYDLVAQTKQMGRLPVVQFAAGGIVTPADAALMMQLGCDGVFVGNEVFGCSNPYKRARAIVQAVRHYNDPHVLMESSCGLEDAMAGPNLNDRIEQFGRGGN; from the coding sequence ATGGCTGAAGATGGAGCTGTCATGGTCTACGCCGGAACTGCCATTTCCGATGCCGTAAAAACCCCATTTTCCATCAAGGCTGGCTTAGCCCAGATGCTCCGCGGCGGGACTATTCTCGAGGTCACGAGTGTCGAGCAGGCCAAGGTAGCGGAGGAGGCAGGGGCATGTTCGATTATGGTCTCAGAACCCTCTCGATCAGGCATTCTTCGCATGCCTGGCCCGTCTCTTATTAAAGAGATCAAGCGCTCTGTTTCTGTTCCTGTTATGGCAAGAGCCCGTGTTGGTCATTTTGTGGAGGCTCAGATATTGGAGACTGTCGGTGTTGATTATGTCGATGAGAGCGAGGTTCTTGCCGTTGCCGATGAGGATAATTTCATCAACAAGCATAACTTTAGGGGTCCGTTTGTTTGTGGGTGTCGAAATCTTGGCGAAGCGTTGAGGAGAGTGAGAGAGGGTGCGGCAATGATTAGAATTCAGGGAGATTTGTCTGAGACTGGCAATGTCGTTGAGACTGTGAAGAATGTTAGGTCTGTGATGGGTGAAATAAGGGTCTTGAATAACATGGATGAGGACGAAGTCTTTGCTTTCTCGAAGAAGATTGCGGCACCTTACGATCTTGTGGCCCAAACGAAACAGATGGGTCGGTTGCctgttgtgcaatttgcagcGGGGGGAATTGTTACCCCTGCGGATGCGGCACTGATGATGCAGTTGGGATGTGATGGTGTGTTTGTGGGGAATGAAGTTTTCGGGTGCTCTAATCCATACAAGCGAGCCAGGGCTATAGTCCAGGCTGTTAGGCACTACAACGATCCTCATGTATTGATGGAATCCAGTTGTGGGTTAGAGGATGCGATGGCTGGGCCTAATCTCAATGACAGGATCGAACAGTTTGGTCGAGGCGGGAACTAA
- the LOC120011452 gene encoding uncharacterized protein LOC120011452 isoform X2, translating into MMRTGMCNLAGLSSPISIEIRDSCPHAEKIIRRLVRQLLKTGPKLAPLSCALSCSMTASLRYYWGILSKLLSLLAISPGVDTEKESPPYETLKGFGIIHLIRLVAHSIHFTLGGETVISYKDISTYELPSPPC; encoded by the exons ATGATGAGAACCGGAATGTGCAATCTCGCGGGTCTCTCGAGTCCGATTTCTATAGAGATTCGAGATTCGTGTCCACATGCAGAGAAGATTATCCGCAGATTAGTCCGTCAACTGTTGAAGACTGGGCCAAAACTTGCTCCTCTCTCTTGCGCCTTGTCGTGTTCCATGACTGCTTCATTGAG GTATTACTGGGGAATCTTGTCGAAGCTTCTTTCTTTGCTTGCCATTTCACCTG GAGTTGACACAGAGAAAGAGTCTCCTCCCTATGAAACTTTAAAGGGTTTCGGTATAATTCACTTGATAAGGCTGGTGGCCCATTCTATCCACTTTACACTGGGAGGAGAGACAGTAATATCATACAAGGATATTTCAACGTATGAGCTACCTTCACCCCCGTGCTGA
- the LOC120011451 gene encoding uncharacterized protein LOC120011451: MQLRESMQKTKNFFHKTLQKFKSVFYGRYQKLPRSLSFNPLSCRSKKPKDRHTNGYYTDFCDEWECDLEKAERRKNIILVASKESKEEEGKCSGSVMELVQKNPLKNKQEEKNKRSSKLGKREYQCSQNTKGGVCVLAQKMKELEMSDVGDMEQVLDIEEALHYYSRLKSPVYVDMVNNFFTDMYSDFSVPQASASINNSKRRLGSVRF, translated from the coding sequence ATGCAGCTAAGAGAATCCAtgcaaaaaaccaaaaatttcttccacaaaacCCTTCAAAAGTTCAAGTCTGTATTCTATGGAAGGTACCAAAAACTACCCAGATCCCTTTCATTCAATCCTCTCTCTTGCAGAAGCAAGAAGCCAAAAGATCGGCATACGAATGGATACTACACCGACTTCTGTGATGAATGGGAGTGTGATCTAGAAAAGGCAGAGAGGAGAAAGAATATTATTTTGGTAGCATCTAAAGagtcaaaagaagaagaaggcaaATGCAGTGGAAGTGTTATGGAACTTGTACAAAAAAATCCATTGAAGAAcaaacaagaagagaagaatAAAAGAAGTTCTAAGTTAGGTAAAAGAGAATATCAGTGTTCACAAAACACAAAGGGAGGAGTGTGTGTTTTAGCACAAAAGATGAAGGAACTGGAAATGTCAGATGTAGGTGATATGGAGCAAGTGTTGGACATAGAAGAGGCACTCCACTATTACTCTCGCCTCAAAAGCCCAGTGTATGTTGACATGGTGAACAACTTCTTCACTGATATGTACTCAGACTTTTCTGTTCCACAAGCTTCAGCCAGCATCAACAATTCGAAGCGGAGACTAGGCTCAGTCCGGTTTTAG
- the LOC120011452 gene encoding uncharacterized protein LOC120011452 isoform X1 — translation MMRTGMCNLAGLSSPISIEIRDSCPHAEKIIRRLVRQLLKTGPKLAPLSCALSCSMTASLRGILLLARYYWGILSKLLSLLAISPGVDTEKESPPYETLKGFGIIHLIRLVAHSIHFTLGGETVISYKDISTYELPSPPC, via the exons ATGATGAGAACCGGAATGTGCAATCTCGCGGGTCTCTCGAGTCCGATTTCTATAGAGATTCGAGATTCGTGTCCACATGCAGAGAAGATTATCCGCAGATTAGTCCGTCAACTGTTGAAGACTGGGCCAAAACTTGCTCCTCTCTCTTGCGCCTTGTCGTGTTCCATGACTGCTTCATTGAG AGGGATTCTGCTGTTGGCTAGGTATTACTGGGGAATCTTGTCGAAGCTTCTTTCTTTGCTTGCCATTTCACCTG GAGTTGACACAGAGAAAGAGTCTCCTCCCTATGAAACTTTAAAGGGTTTCGGTATAATTCACTTGATAAGGCTGGTGGCCCATTCTATCCACTTTACACTGGGAGGAGAGACAGTAATATCATACAAGGATATTTCAACGTATGAGCTACCTTCACCCCCGTGCTGA